Part of the Pirellulales bacterium genome, GGGTGGCCATTGGGGTAATCGCCATGCTGTTCGGCGCCACCAGTCGTCGATTAATGCACCCGCCCGACGTGGGAAGCGAAGGCAAGGAAGTGGTCGACACCGAAATGGAGATGCAGCAGGCGGTGGGACTGGTGATTCAGCGCGGACAGTTTCCGGACAATCTCTTTGCGCCGGCCAAGCGCGACGACCTGTTGGCCGACGGCGTGAATCCGGTGTTCGACAAGGAGATGCGGAGCGAGATCTTCGCTCAGGGCACGCTCATGCTGCGGGTGGTGATCCAGATGAGCATGCTGCTGGCGATTCCGCTGATGTTTATCTGCTTTTATTGGACGCGTCCGCAGTACGCCGCGTGGTATGTGAACTACGTGCTGCTGTTCAACGTGCTGGTGGGGCCGGTCTTTTCGGCCGGCGCGGTGACCAGCGAGCGCGAGCGGGAAACGCTGGAACTATTGCTCACCACGATCCTCTCGCCCTGGCAGATCTTGTGGGCCAAGTTGGTGGCGGGACTGCGGGTGTCGAGCGTGCTGACGCTGTTTCTGGTCTGGCCGCTGCTGTTGGCTTGCTGCTTTGTCACTAAGTATTGGGGCAACGTGTTCTCGATGTTGCTTTATGTGCTGATCATTATTCTCACCTGCATCACCACGGCGGTCCTGGCGCTGTTCGCGTCGGTCTTTTTTCGCAAGACGTCAGTCAGCCTGATGACTTCGTACCTGCTGATCTTGATTTTGTTCATGGCGCCGCCGGCCGCGGCGTTTTTTGCCGAGACGTTCTTGGCGCCACCGGGCTCCATTGGGGCGCCGGCGCAAGATCGGTCTGGGGCGCTAGCGACCAACAGCACAACGCTAAGCACTGCTCAGGCGGCGGCGTTGGGGCAGAGCGCCGTGCAGTTCGATCGCCGCTCGCCCGATACGCCGCTGGCGCGGCTCGGATTTTTGAGCCCGTTTTCGGCGTCGCTGGCCGTGCCGCTCACGATCGACAACGCCCTGTACGGGGGGAAGTGGCCGGCGCACTATTACTTTTTGGCGTTTTACACGCTGCTCGATTTGGCGCTATTGGCCGTGATGACGTGGCTGTTCAACGTCCGCTGGCGCGTGGCGCAGTAGGAATTTGTCGCACCATTTCGGTTCGTTGGCATTCGTTGGGGCGATTGCTAGAATCGAGCCAGCATCTGTTTAGCGTCGCCCCCCGAGCGCCCCCGCCGCGCTGTGGCGCGACAATTTTTGACATCTCGCCGGTTCGCGTCAGGGAGTGAGCAACATGAGCGTCGAAACGATGGAGCGCCGCGTTCGACCGTCGGCCTGGACGCGGCGCCATCTGCTCGGCCTGGAAGATTTGTCTGCCGAGGAGATCACCCTCATCCTCGACACGGCGCTGCAGTTCAAAGAGGCTGCCCGCGACGGCCGACGCAAGATACCGGCCCTGGTGGGCAAAACGATCGCCAATCTGTTTTTTGAGAACTCCACCCGTACCCGCACCAGCTTTGGGCTGGCTGGCCGGCGGTTGAGCGCCGATGTGGTCGACTTTTCTCCCTCGGGCAGCAGCCTGAGCAAGGGAGAGACGTTCATCGACACGGCCAAGAACATCGAGGCGATGGGGGTCGATCTGGTGGTGGTGCGGCACCGCACGCCGGGCACGCCCCACCTCTTGGCGCAGAATTTGGATTGCTCGGTGGTGAACGCGGGGGATGGCCCGCACGAGCATCCCACGCAGGCGCTATTGGACATCTTGACCATTCGCGATCGGCGCGGCGACCTTAAGGGACTCACCGTGGCCATGGTGGGAGACATCGCGCATAGCCGCACCGCGCGATCGAACGTGTGGGCGCTGAAAAAGCTGGGGGCCAATGTCATCCTCTGCGGACCCGCGACGCTGGTTTCCAAGGAGTGGGAACACTACGGCGTGGAGGTGTGCTACGACCTGGACGACGTGGTGCGGCGCAGCGACGTGGTGAACCTATTGCGGATTCAATTCGAGCGGCAAGCGACGGCGCCTTTCCCGTCGGTGCGCGAGTACGCGCTGCTCTACGCGATGAACAAGGAGCGCCTGGCACAGGCGAAGAAGGACATTCTGATTTTGGCGCCGGGGCCGATCAATCGGGGCGTCGAGGTGACGCCCGACGTGGCCGATGGCCCACATTCGGTGATTTTGGAACAGGTGACCAACGGCGTGGCGATCCGCATGGCGGTGTTGTGGCTGTTGGCCGGCAACGACTGATCCGCCGCCCGAAGAACAACCACAGCGACTTTCAGCCATGAGCAAAATCTTGATAACGGGCGGCCGGGTGATCGACCCGAGCCAGCAGATCGACCGCATCACCAATTTATTGATCGAGGACGGACGCATTGCCGGTCTGGACGCGGCGCCCGCCGGCGACGAGCAGGTGATCGACGCCAGCGGCCTGATTGTGGCGCCGGGGCTGATCGACATGCACGTCCACCTGCGCGAACCGGGGCGCGAGGAGGACGAAACCATTCGCACCGGCGCGACGGCGGCGGTGGCGGGGGGGTTCACCTCAATTGTTTGCATGCCCAACACCGAGCCGCCGATCGACACGCAGGCGCAAGTGGAGTTTGTGCAGCATCAGGCGGCGCGGGCCGACAAGGCCAACGTGTACGTCGCCGCGTGCGTGAGCAAAAACCGCGAGGGGAAGGAACTGGCCGAGATCGGCCAGCTTATCAACGCCGGCGCCGTGGCCTTCACCGACGACGGCGCCCCGGTCTACAACTCGGAGCTATTGCGCCGCGCTTACGAATATTGCCTGATGTTCGACAAGCCGATTCTCAATCACTGCGAAGTCACCGAACTGACCCACGGCGGCGTGATGCACGAGGGGCGGGTGGCGATGGTGCTGGTGCTGGCGGGCATGCCGGGCGCGGCGGAAGACGTGATGGTGAGCCGCGACATCACGCTGGCGGCCTCCACCGGGGGGCGACTGCACGTGATGCACATCTCGACCAGTGGCAGCGTCGATCTGGTGCGCCGCGCCAAAGGGCGTGGCGTGCGGGTGACGACCGAGGTGTGCCCGCACCACTTTACGCTGACCGACGAGTGCCTGCGGAGCTTTGACTCGAACTACAAGATGAGCCCGCCGCTGCGGGCGCAAGAGGACGTGGAGGCGTGCATCCGCGGACTGGCGGACGGCACGATCGACGTGATTTGCACCGACCACGCGCCGCACGCGCCGGAAAAGAAGATGCAGGAACTGGACCGGGCGCCGTTTGGCATCGTGGGGCTGGAGACCGCGCTGGGGCTAGTAGGCAGATGCCTGGTGGAGGCCGGCCATTTGGACTGGCCGGCAGCGATCGAAAAGTTGACCATCAATCCGGCCCGCATCCTCGGCATCGACAAGGGGACGCTGCGCGTCGGCGCCGACGCCGATGTGACGATCTTTGACCCGCATGCCCGCTGGACGGTCGATCCCGACAAATTCCAGACCAAGAGCCGCAACACGCCATTTGGCGGCTGGGAACTGGTGGGGCGCGCGGAGACGGTGATTGTGGGGGGCAACATCAAGTTCGAACGCGCGGCGCGAGCGCTGTCCGCCAAGGCCTGATCGCCCGGTTCGCCGAGGCGCCCGGCCGGAGCCCGCTCATGTCGCTCTTGATCGACGGCTACAACTTGATATTTCAGACGAACTTCTTCGGCAGCGGGAACGATCCTCGTTCTTTGGAACGCTCGCGAAAGCGGCTATTGGATTTTCTTGTCAATTCTTTCGACGAGGCGACGCGCCAGCGGACCACGGTGGTGTTCGACGCGAAGAACGCGCCCCACGGCCTGCCGCGCTGCGAGCATTACCACGGCATTACCGTGCATTTTGCCGCGGAATATGACAACGCCGACGCGATGATCGGCGATTTGCTGCGCCATGATTCGGTGCCCCGGCAGATGACGGTGGTCTCCAGCGACCATGAGGTGCAAAAGGCGGCCAAACGCCGCCGCGCCAAATTCATCGACAGCGAAGTTTGGTATGAGCGCATCTTGCGCCAGCGCGCCGAGCCACCCACGGCGCCGGAAGACCCGACCCGCAGCCACGGTCCGCTATTGACGCCTGAGGAAATCTCCTTGCTAGCCAAGGAGATGGCGGAGGAGCAGCGCGAAGACATCTTTCCGCCGGGTTACGCCGAGGACTTGTTCGGCGAAGAAGACCCGTGACGCGCCGCGCCTGGCAAATCGGCGGCGATTAACGGTAAACGGGGGAGGGATTCACCACCGTGCGCGTGTCGCTGGCGGCCGGCGCGGGGGTCATGTTCTGCGGCGCTAGCGGCTTGGTCCCCAGCGCGGATTGCAACGCGGCCACGCGGGCCTGAATCTCGGGCTGCACCGAGTTTTGCCACAGTGAACGTTGATAGTTGGCCAGCGCCTGCTCGCTGTTGCCGAGGTCTTCTTGCACCTTGCCGAGCGCGGCGAGCGCGCGCGAACTATAGGGATCGCGCTCGAGCGCTTCGAGCAATTGAGTTTTGGCGGCCTGCTTATCTCCCACTTCCTCGAAAAGCCGGGCCAGTTCCACCTTGGCGTCGGACAACGACGGGCTGCGCTGCGCCCAACCTTCTAACAAGCGGAACGCGTCTTCGCTGCGCGACTGCTCCTTTAGCAGCACGGCCAGGCCGCGATAGGCCTGCGTGTAGTTGGGATTGCGATCGATGGCTTGATGGTAGTAACGCTCGGCTTGCTCGATCGCCGCCTTTTGGTTCTGCAGATTACCCAGGCGGTGCAACGTGGCCGCGTAGTTGTAGTAACTGTCGGCGTCGTTGGGGTCGGTGTACATGGCCTGCTGAAACTTCTGCAACGCGCCTTGGTAATTGCCTTGCTGATAGGCGCTCACTCCCTGGGCGTTCTGCGTCGAGGAGACCATGGAACAGCCGCTGGCCGCGGCGCAAACCAGAGCGGCCAGCGCGCCGAGCGGCAGGATTCTGGTTCGTAGATTGGGATACGGCTTGCGCATTTTCATGCTGGCGCCTTGGCAAGCGAAGAACAAAGGAGCGCGGACAGTAGCGACGAGCGGACGGCGGGACAAGGCCAGTTCTGGCGTGAGCCGCCAGACAGCCCCAAAAAAAAGCCCCGGACGCGATGCCGGGGCTTTAGCTGGCGCGACGGTCGATAAATCAAGCGGGGCATTCCCCGATCGCCGGGGCGCAGTGCCCTTGGCCAGCGCGTCGCTCGTAACCCAAGCCGCGGATGACTTCGAGTATTTCGCTACAGGTGGGAAACATGCGTCCACTGGTACGCTTGTATTGCTCCAGCGCCCGCATGAATTCGACTTCCTCGTCGGTGTAGTCTCGTTCGCAGGTAGTGGGATCGATCTGCCGGCGGCGGCTGACCTTCTCGCGGCGTTCCAACTGGCGGCGTTCTGCGGCCACCGGCTGCTGACTCTTGCGGCGTTCGACGCCGCGGCGGTCGTCTGGCTTGCGTCGCTCCATCTTCACTTCGCGGCTGGCGGATTTTTTGGTCTTGGTCACGAGGCGCCTCGGATTGCGGTTCGCGGGGGGGACCTGGGGCAGTGTGCCAAGAGAGCATCGGAGCAAACGCCTGAGAACGTTTACCGGATAGGTAAAACAGGAGGTTTTGCGAAGAGAATCGGTTTCGGCGAATAATGCCGTCGCGCGAGTCGTGCCGATCACACTGGGCAAAGGCTGCCGATTAGGACAATGGCAGCGACAAAATTGAGAAAAGCGGGCTGTGCGCCCCAGCGCAGGGGGTCGCCAACGCGGCGGGGGTGAGCTATTCACCCGCTGACTACTCGGCGCGATCGGTGGAAACTCCGATCGAGACGGCCAGCCCCTGGTCGCTTAACGACGCGGCCACGAGGATGGTTTCGCCAAGCGCCGCCAGGTCGGTGATGACTTGCAGGTTGCTGCGCGCCTCGTGATTTCCCTGCCCACGCACGCGACTGAGCAGTTTGGCAAGTTCCGCCTCGTGCGACGACAAAAAACTACGCAGCGCGGGGCCGTCGAAGTAGAGCACATGGCTCGGCTCGCCAATGCGAGCGCTGAGCAGTTCGCGAAAGCGCGACTGTTGGAGGAACTCGTCGGAGGGCTGCCGATTGGCCTGCTTCACCACGCGATCGCGCGAGGTGCCAATCAACAAATAGTCGGGCAGCACGGAGTAGCTGAGCGTGTCTCCCTCAGGGAGCGATTCGAACCCCGTGACCGTCGTGACGCGCACGTCGTCGATGGTTTCGATGGTGATTTCGGGAGGGGAGCTTTCGGCGGCCTCGCCATCGACGCCACCCACATCGTCATTAGCCACGGCCCCCAATTCCAACCCAGTGCGCAAGGCGCCATCGAGCGCCTGGGCGACCGTCGGTTCGCCGTTTTCGATCTTGGGTTGGCGAATTTGCAGACCCGTCACCCGTTCGAGTTCGCCGGGGGGACCAGCGGGCGAACTGGGGACGAAATACACGCCCACATCGGGTCCGAGGTGGGCCAGCACGTCGTCGATGGGGTCGAGCCCCAAGAAGAGATTGCTGGCCAGGTCGCGCGCGTCGTCGATCTGCTCGTTGTTGACATCGAGGAACATGGCGACCAGCGCGCGCAAGTCGATGTGGTTCGACAAGGCGATGACGGCGTCGGGTGGCACGCGCCGCAGGAAATTCGAGGCGCCGCCGAAGGTCTGGCCGACCGTTCGCAGCCGATCGGTCAGGCGTTCGCTGTCGAAGTGCATGAAGCTTTCGATCGACAGATTCGGCTCCAAATTGGCGGAGCTGACCCAGTAGTCGGCAGCCTTCCAGGCGTCGCCAACAATGCCGCGGATGAAGTGATCGACCGGCTCACCGCTGAGCTTTGCCAACTGCTCATCGACCAGCGTCGTCCACGGCCCCGGATTGACGAACACGCTCACCTGGGCGTCGGTTCGCAGGCGGGCCATCGCCGCCCGATAGGTGGGCATGTTGCCAACGCTGCCATCGGCATCGGGTGGTTCGCTGGCCAGTTCCAGACTGCGGCGCATGATCGAATCGCTGCTGGAGAGAATGACCAGAGCGTCGAGTTGAGCCAGCACCACCTCGAAGCGCTGCTTGCCGCGCGTGCCGCGGCCGAGCACATAGTCGCGCCCGGCATGGTTTTGGGATGACAATTCAAAATCGGTGCGCCGCGACTTGTCGAGGTTGGCCCGCAGCGCAGCGACCATCTGTCGCGCGAAGTCGGCGTCGCGCGTTTCGGCGATCAGCAGCATGCGGCTTTCTTCGATGTTGCTGAAATCCCCCGGCCAGACGCCCATCATGGTGCGGCCGTGAAACATGGCGTTGCCAAATTCCTGGTTCGTCATGTTCAGCGCGCTGGCCAAGAACATGCCGGTTTTCTGCGGCTTGCGGATGAACGCGTCGACGAGCTTTTTGAGCTCGGGGACCTGCTCCAACCGAACATAGAACTCACTATCCAGAAAACGCTGCGACACGTCGAAAAGATGGTCGCAATCGATGCACAGCCCGACGTCGTCGGGGATCAGCGCCGGCGCTTCGAGGGCGCGCGCGCTCACCGAGCAGCAGAAGGCGAAGCACGCGATCCAACCTAGCCAACCAAGCTGAAAACGAGACCCTCGCGCGCCTCGCGACGATGAGCGCATGGACTAAAATTCCGCTTCGGATTGGGGCAAGACTTCGAACAGAAAATCGAAAGCGCCGGCGGTCGAACTGGCCAAAGGGGTCAAGCCCACGCCGAGGCGATCGACGAGCGAGGCATCGGCGGTGGGCGCCGGTTCGCTATTCGTCGGTTCGGCCTCGGAAGGCGGCGAGGTCGCCGCCAGAGTGGGTTCGAGCACGGCCAAATCCGAGAGCGCAATCATCGCCTGCCGCGCTATGGCGGCATATTGGAGGCCGATTTCCAGCACTTTTTGCTCGCGCGGGCCAGCGGTCGGCACCGGTTCGATGGCGACGACGCCCACCGATTCATCGCCAGGCGCTGCGATCACCGGTGGAGCTGGCAAGGCAACTGTTTCATTTTTTTCATTCAGCGACGGCGCCAGTGCAACTTTCGGCGACTGGTCGCGCTCGTTCCACATCCAGAGGCTAGCGCCGGTGGCCAGCAAGATTGCCGCGGCGGCGCCTAGTCGCCACTGGCGCATGTCGGGCATCGGCAGCACCGCGGGTTCGGCGGGGCCGGCGGCAAGCTCGGCCAACACGCGCTGCGTAATCGCATTGTCCGGGATGGGGGGCGGCAGTTGCTTGACGCCGTCGAACAGCGCGACGTACGAGGCGAGGATTGAGCGTAGCTCCTCGGAGTCGTGCGCGGCGGCCAACAACTCAGGGTCGCTCGCCAGCGGCGCGCGACAATCGAGCAGTTCTTGGATCCGCATTTCAAATGTGTCGGTATTCATAGGGGGGCGTCCTCAACCACTCCACGACCTCGTAAACAGTGCGCCAATTCTCGACGGGCTCGATGAATCCAGGTCTTCACCGTGCCGACAGGACAATCGAGAATCTCCGCGATTTCGAGGTATGACAATTCCTGTTCGTGAAACAACAAAAACGCGCGACGGTATTCTTCGCGCAATCCCAACAAGGCCAATCGCACTTCTTCCACCAGCGTGATGAGGCCGTCGCCGCTATCCGACGAATCGAGTAGCTCGTCGACCAACACGGTTGGCGCCGGGCGCCGTTTGCGGGCGCCCAGTAGCGTGCGACAACGATTGCCGGCAATGGCCAATAACCAAGGTTTGAAATCGCGCTGGCGATCCCAACTATGCAAATTGCGAAACACGCGAATGAACGTCTCTTGGAGCGCGTCTTCCGCGTCCTGCCGATTATTGAGCATCCGGTAACAGAGGCCGTACACCTGCCCGCGAAAGCGCTCCAACAACTCGACCATCGCCCGTTGATCGCCCGCGATACAGCGATCGATCACACACCGGTCGTCGGTCGAAGGGTCGAAGGCCATCGGCGCCGCTGCTATTGAAAAAGTACCCCACGGCTCGCATCAGGGTTTCATTTTGCGGCCAAGTCGCGCATAGATAAAGAGATACGCGGACCAACAGCCGCCAACTCGGCCCACGACCACCCCAGTCTATACCCGGGCGGCCTGCTTATTTAAGCACAATCTCGAAAATATCGCGCAATTCACGCGCCGAGACGTCGGCCATCCGCTTGCCTCGCTTTTCTAGCTGTTCGGTGACCTTGATGGTCGTTTCTTGCATGACCGCATGGGTCTCATCCGAGCCACCGAAGAGCAAAATGTCCTTCCCCCGCGTGATACGGGTTTGGCCATCTTCGGCGTCGAAAGCGACCCCGAGCAGCGTCGACTCGGGCTTCTTTTTGGGCGCAATTGGCTTGCGTGACGATTTCAAAGCTCTGGCCTCGCGATAATGAACCGCTGAACCCC contains:
- a CDS encoding sigma-70 family RNA polymerase sigma factor, yielding MAFDPSTDDRCVIDRCIAGDQRAMVELLERFRGQVYGLCYRMLNNRQDAEDALQETFIRVFRNLHSWDRQRDFKPWLLAIAGNRCRTLLGARKRRPAPTVLVDELLDSSDSGDGLITLVEEVRLALLGLREEYRRAFLLFHEQELSYLEIAEILDCPVGTVKTWIHRARRELAHCLRGRGVVEDAPL
- a CDS encoding NYN domain-containing protein, giving the protein MSLLIDGYNLIFQTNFFGSGNDPRSLERSRKRLLDFLVNSFDEATRQRTTVVFDAKNAPHGLPRCEHYHGITVHFAAEYDNADAMIGDLLRHDSVPRQMTVVSSDHEVQKAAKRRRAKFIDSEVWYERILRQRAEPPTAPEDPTRSHGPLLTPEEISLLAKEMAEEQREDIFPPGYAEDLFGEEDP
- a CDS encoding tetratricopeptide repeat protein encodes the protein MKMRKPYPNLRTRILPLGALAALVCAAASGCSMVSSTQNAQGVSAYQQGNYQGALQKFQQAMYTDPNDADSYYNYAATLHRLGNLQNQKAAIEQAERYYHQAIDRNPNYTQAYRGLAVLLKEQSRSEDAFRLLEGWAQRSPSLSDAKVELARLFEEVGDKQAAKTQLLEALERDPYSSRALAALGKVQEDLGNSEQALANYQRSLWQNSVQPEIQARVAALQSALGTKPLAPQNMTPAPAASDTRTVVNPSPVYR
- a CDS encoding ABC transporter permease; this encodes MYLLENPVLQRELLVNLRMKRAFVLMLLYLAALGGVVYLAWPRNPTIDLTNPEASKRLVNMFFLGQFMLASLMAPSFAAGAITGEKERKSYEMLLASPMRPSAILLGKLLASLSHLAIFVFASLPIVVLCLPLGGVSIYEVGATYLALLLATATFGMLSLACSSYFQRTSASLVVSYLLVLPLAMLAAAIWYGMSDSGARFRLFASVTIVPGVAIGVIAMLFGATSRRLMHPPDVGSEGKEVVDTEMEMQQAVGLVIQRGQFPDNLFAPAKRDDLLADGVNPVFDKEMRSEIFAQGTLMLRVVIQMSMLLAIPLMFICFYWTRPQYAAWYVNYVLLFNVLVGPVFSAGAVTSERERETLELLLTTILSPWQILWAKLVAGLRVSSVLTLFLVWPLLLACCFVTKYWGNVFSMLLYVLIIILTCITTAVLALFASVFFRKTSVSLMTSYLLILILFMAPPAAAFFAETFLAPPGSIGAPAQDRSGALATNSTTLSTAQAAALGQSAVQFDRRSPDTPLARLGFLSPFSASLAVPLTIDNALYGGKWPAHYYFLAFYTLLDLALLAVMTWLFNVRWRVAQ
- a CDS encoding aspartate carbamoyltransferase catalytic subunit gives rise to the protein MSVETMERRVRPSAWTRRHLLGLEDLSAEEITLILDTALQFKEAARDGRRKIPALVGKTIANLFFENSTRTRTSFGLAGRRLSADVVDFSPSGSSLSKGETFIDTAKNIEAMGVDLVVVRHRTPGTPHLLAQNLDCSVVNAGDGPHEHPTQALLDILTIRDRRGDLKGLTVAMVGDIAHSRTARSNVWALKKLGANVILCGPATLVSKEWEHYGVEVCYDLDDVVRRSDVVNLLRIQFERQATAPFPSVREYALLYAMNKERLAQAKKDILILAPGPINRGVEVTPDVADGPHSVILEQVTNGVAIRMAVLWLLAGND
- a CDS encoding dihydroorotase, translating into MSKILITGGRVIDPSQQIDRITNLLIEDGRIAGLDAAPAGDEQVIDASGLIVAPGLIDMHVHLREPGREEDETIRTGATAAVAGGFTSIVCMPNTEPPIDTQAQVEFVQHQAARADKANVYVAACVSKNREGKELAEIGQLINAGAVAFTDDGAPVYNSELLRRAYEYCLMFDKPILNHCEVTELTHGGVMHEGRVAMVLVLAGMPGAAEDVMVSRDITLAASTGGRLHVMHISTSGSVDLVRRAKGRGVRVTTEVCPHHFTLTDECLRSFDSNYKMSPPLRAQEDVEACIRGLADGTIDVICTDHAPHAPEKKMQELDRAPFGIVGLETALGLVGRCLVEAGHLDWPAAIEKLTINPARILGIDKGTLRVGADADVTIFDPHARWTVDPDKFQTKSRNTPFGGWELVGRAETVIVGGNIKFERAARALSAKA